From a single Solanum dulcamara chromosome 4, daSolDulc1.2, whole genome shotgun sequence genomic region:
- the LOC129886990 gene encoding ubiquitin-like protein 5: MIEVVLNDRLGKKVKVKCNEDDTIGDLKKLVAAQTGTRADKIRIQKWYNVYKDHITLKDYEIHDGMGLELYYN; this comes from the coding sequence ATGATCGAAGTGGTGTTGAACGATCGATTGGGGAAGAAAGTGAAGGTGAAGTGCAACGAAGATGACACAATTGGTGACTTGAAGAAGCTGGTTGCTGCACAGACTGGTACACGCGCCGATAAGATTCGTATTCAGAAGTGGTACAATGTTTACAAAGATCATATTACCCTCAAGGACTACGAAATTCACGATGGAATGGGACTTGAGCTCTACTACAACTAG
- the LOC129886991 gene encoding phenylacetaldehyde reductase-like isoform X1 has product MGSKKGGEGKVVCVTGASGFIASWLVKLLLHRGYTVNATVRNLKDTSKMAHLLGLDGANERLHLFKAELLEDQSFDHAVDGCEGVFHTASPVFLTGKSKEELVDPAVKGTLNVLQSCTRSPSVRRVVITSSTASVICNKNMSIPGAVADETWYSDPEFCEERKDWYQLSKTLAEQAAWKFAKENGIDLVTLHPGLVIGPLLQPTLNFSCEAIVNFIKEGKEAWSGGIYRFVDVRDVAHAHILAFEVPSANGRYCLVGVNGYSSLVLKIVQKLYPSIILPVNIEDGLPLTPHFQVSSERAKSLGVKFTRLELSVKDTIESLMEKNFLQI; this is encoded by the exons ATGGGATCCAAAAAAGGTGGAGAAGGAAAGGTAGTATGTGTAACAGGGGCATCTGGTTTCATAGCTTCATGGCTGGTGAAGTTGTTACTACACCGTGGATACACTGTCAACGCTACTGTTCGCAACCTCA AGGATACAAGTAAAATGGCTCACCTGCTAGGTCTTGATGGAGCTAATGAGAGGCTGCATCTATTCAAAGCAGAGTTACTTGAAGACCAATCATTTGATCATGCCGTTGATGGTTGTGAAGGTGTCTTTCATACAGCTTCACCTGTTTTCCTCACAGGAAAATCCAAG GAGGAACTTGTGGATCCGGCTGTGAAAGGAACCTTAAATGTCCTTCAGTCATGTACCAGATCACCATCTGTCAGAAGAGTGGTGATAACTTCTTCTACTGCGTCTGTTATATGCAATAAAAATATGTCAATCCCTGGAGCTGTGGCTGATGAGACTTGGTATTCAGATCCAGAATTCTGCGAGGAAAGAAAG GACTGGTATCAACTCTCCAAAACACTGGCTGAGCAGGCTGCTTGGAAATTTGCAAAAGAGAATGGGATTGACTTGGTAACACTCCATCCAGGTCTTGTCATTGGTCCACTTCTGCAGCCTACGCTCAATTTTTCTTGCGAGGCTATAGTGAACTTCATAAAAGAAG GAAAAGAAGCATGGTCTGGTGGAATATATAGATTTGTGGATGTTAGGGATGTCGCTCATGCACATATACTAGCATTTGAGGTTCCTTCAGCAAATGGAAGATATTGTTTAGTTGGGGTAAATGGATACTCTTCTTTGGTTTTGAAGATTGTACAAAAGCTTTACCCTTCCATCATTCTCCCTGTGAA TATTGAAGATGGATTGCCTCTTACCCCACACTTCCAAGTATCGAGTGAAAGAGCAAAAAGTTTAGGAGTCAAATTCACACGTCTTGAGTTGAGCGTGAAGGATACTATTGAAAGCTTGATGGAAAAGAACTTTCTCCAAATTTAA
- the LOC129886991 gene encoding phenylacetaldehyde reductase-like isoform X2 — protein sequence MGSKKGGEGKVVCVTGASGFIASWLVKLLLHRGYTVNATVRNLSLDGANERLHLFKAELLEDQSFDHAVDGCEGVFHTASPVFLTGKSKEELVDPAVKGTLNVLQSCTRSPSVRRVVITSSTASVICNKNMSIPGAVADETWYSDPEFCEERKDWYQLSKTLAEQAAWKFAKENGIDLVTLHPGLVIGPLLQPTLNFSCEAIVNFIKEGKEAWSGGIYRFVDVRDVAHAHILAFEVPSANGRYCLVGVNGYSSLVLKIVQKLYPSIILPVNIEDGLPLTPHFQVSSERAKSLGVKFTRLELSVKDTIESLMEKNFLQI from the exons ATGGGATCCAAAAAAGGTGGAGAAGGAAAGGTAGTATGTGTAACAGGGGCATCTGGTTTCATAGCTTCATGGCTGGTGAAGTTGTTACTACACCGTGGATACACTGTCAACGCTACTGTTCGCAACCTCA GTCTTGATGGAGCTAATGAGAGGCTGCATCTATTCAAAGCAGAGTTACTTGAAGACCAATCATTTGATCATGCCGTTGATGGTTGTGAAGGTGTCTTTCATACAGCTTCACCTGTTTTCCTCACAGGAAAATCCAAG GAGGAACTTGTGGATCCGGCTGTGAAAGGAACCTTAAATGTCCTTCAGTCATGTACCAGATCACCATCTGTCAGAAGAGTGGTGATAACTTCTTCTACTGCGTCTGTTATATGCAATAAAAATATGTCAATCCCTGGAGCTGTGGCTGATGAGACTTGGTATTCAGATCCAGAATTCTGCGAGGAAAGAAAG GACTGGTATCAACTCTCCAAAACACTGGCTGAGCAGGCTGCTTGGAAATTTGCAAAAGAGAATGGGATTGACTTGGTAACACTCCATCCAGGTCTTGTCATTGGTCCACTTCTGCAGCCTACGCTCAATTTTTCTTGCGAGGCTATAGTGAACTTCATAAAAGAAG GAAAAGAAGCATGGTCTGGTGGAATATATAGATTTGTGGATGTTAGGGATGTCGCTCATGCACATATACTAGCATTTGAGGTTCCTTCAGCAAATGGAAGATATTGTTTAGTTGGGGTAAATGGATACTCTTCTTTGGTTTTGAAGATTGTACAAAAGCTTTACCCTTCCATCATTCTCCCTGTGAA TATTGAAGATGGATTGCCTCTTACCCCACACTTCCAAGTATCGAGTGAAAGAGCAAAAAGTTTAGGAGTCAAATTCACACGTCTTGAGTTGAGCGTGAAGGATACTATTGAAAGCTTGATGGAAAAGAACTTTCTCCAAATTTAA